A genomic segment from Mobula hypostoma chromosome 20, sMobHyp1.1, whole genome shotgun sequence encodes:
- the ntf3 gene encoding neurotrophin-3 isoform X1, giving the protein MGSYLSVGYWCITVERPEILQVNKVMSVLLYGMLLTCLGGIQATAMDKESSSEDSVSSLIIKILQADILKGRLSKESEGVEEKDQDSRAKSDAQRNAGSLGNTISDFQALGSVSAELLKQKKRYHSPRVLLSDRPPLQPPPLYLIEDFTGAAELANRTARSKRYLDHRVHRGEYSVCDSESRWVTDKTAAIDIRGRQVTVLEEIKTGNSAIKQYFYETRCKEAKPGKNGCRGIDEKHWNSQCKTSQTYVRALSKENNKYVAWRWIRIDTSCLCALSRKLGRS; this is encoded by the exons ATGGGATCATACCTTTCCGTAGGATACTGGTGTATTACAGTGGAGAGACCGGAG ATATTACAGGTGAACAAAGTAATGTCTGTCCTGTTGTACGGCATGCTTCTCACTTGTCTCGGTGGCATCCAGGCTACTGCCATGGACAAGGAAAGTTCTTCCGAGGACTCGGTGAGCTCTCTCATCATCAAGATCCTCCAGGCGGACATCCTGAAAGGCAGACTCTCCAAGGAGAGCgagggggtggaggagaaggACCAGGACTCCCGGGCAAAGAGTGACGCTCAGAGGAACGCGGGCTCCTTGGGAAATACAATCTCTGACTTCCAGGCGCTGGGCTCGGTCAGCGCTGAACTGCTAAAGCAGAAGAAACGCTACCATTCGCCCCGAGTGCTGCTCAGCGACCGCCCGCCCTTACAGCCCCCGCCGCTCTATTTAATCGAGGATTTCACGGGCGCCGCGGAGCTGGCCAACCGAACAGCCAGGAGCAAACGGTACTTGGATCACCGGGTTCACCGCGGCGAGTACTCGGTGTGTGACAGCGAGAGCCGCTGGGTGACGGACAAGACGGCGGCAATCGACATTCGGGGCAGGCAAGTGACCGTGCTGGAGGAGATTAAAACCGGCAACTCTGCCATAAAACAATATTTTTACGAGACGCGCTGCAAAGAAGCCAAACCGGGCAAGAACGGCTGCAGGGGCATCGACGAGAAGCACTGGAATTCCCAATGCAAAACCAGTCAGACGTATGTCAGGGCACTGAGCAAAGAGAACAATAAGTATGTGGCGTGGAGGTGGATCAGAATAGACACCTCTTGCCTCTGTGCATTGTCCAGAAAACTGGGCAGATCGTGA
- the ntf3 gene encoding neurotrophin-3 isoform X2, protein MVSSVTILQVNKVMSVLLYGMLLTCLGGIQATAMDKESSSEDSVSSLIIKILQADILKGRLSKESEGVEEKDQDSRAKSDAQRNAGSLGNTISDFQALGSVSAELLKQKKRYHSPRVLLSDRPPLQPPPLYLIEDFTGAAELANRTARSKRYLDHRVHRGEYSVCDSESRWVTDKTAAIDIRGRQVTVLEEIKTGNSAIKQYFYETRCKEAKPGKNGCRGIDEKHWNSQCKTSQTYVRALSKENNKYVAWRWIRIDTSCLCALSRKLGRS, encoded by the coding sequence ATATTACAGGTGAACAAAGTAATGTCTGTCCTGTTGTACGGCATGCTTCTCACTTGTCTCGGTGGCATCCAGGCTACTGCCATGGACAAGGAAAGTTCTTCCGAGGACTCGGTGAGCTCTCTCATCATCAAGATCCTCCAGGCGGACATCCTGAAAGGCAGACTCTCCAAGGAGAGCgagggggtggaggagaaggACCAGGACTCCCGGGCAAAGAGTGACGCTCAGAGGAACGCGGGCTCCTTGGGAAATACAATCTCTGACTTCCAGGCGCTGGGCTCGGTCAGCGCTGAACTGCTAAAGCAGAAGAAACGCTACCATTCGCCCCGAGTGCTGCTCAGCGACCGCCCGCCCTTACAGCCCCCGCCGCTCTATTTAATCGAGGATTTCACGGGCGCCGCGGAGCTGGCCAACCGAACAGCCAGGAGCAAACGGTACTTGGATCACCGGGTTCACCGCGGCGAGTACTCGGTGTGTGACAGCGAGAGCCGCTGGGTGACGGACAAGACGGCGGCAATCGACATTCGGGGCAGGCAAGTGACCGTGCTGGAGGAGATTAAAACCGGCAACTCTGCCATAAAACAATATTTTTACGAGACGCGCTGCAAAGAAGCCAAACCGGGCAAGAACGGCTGCAGGGGCATCGACGAGAAGCACTGGAATTCCCAATGCAAAACCAGTCAGACGTATGTCAGGGCACTGAGCAAAGAGAACAATAAGTATGTGGCGTGGAGGTGGATCAGAATAGACACCTCTTGCCTCTGTGCATTGTCCAGAAAACTGGGCAGATCGTGA